A single Anatilimnocola floriformis DNA region contains:
- a CDS encoding zinc-binding metallopeptidase family protein has translation MLSIFESISKRLADAWRTQEPSGRGQAYRCQCGRPVFFRNSICLACKTPLGFDPEELKIIPLEPGPTARTFKAFGQKEDKPLWKRCGNFDSPAGCNWLVPALEEEPLCRSCRLNNTIPDLNNADNARYWRLIENAKRRLVAQLLSLGLPVQSKVSEDTTNGLMFDFLRSPEKGPRVLTGHASGLITLNVEEANDSIREKARHEMREPYRTLLGHFRHEVGHYYWDRLIWDTPWLDKFRKLFGDERADYAAALRKNYDQGPPPDWRDQHISSYASVHPWEDWAETWAHYLHVVDSLDTALGFGLRGEDVEAEVEPFTVEDLYDPNAPDADRVVKLVNSWIQLTTVLNELARSMGQHDFYPFVMSRPVLKKMHFIQMVVKEYRHGTSLIDDIK, from the coding sequence ATGCTCAGTATTTTTGAATCGATCAGCAAACGACTGGCGGATGCCTGGCGAACTCAGGAGCCTTCAGGCCGCGGGCAGGCGTATCGCTGCCAATGTGGGCGGCCGGTTTTCTTTCGCAACAGCATTTGTCTCGCCTGCAAGACGCCGCTCGGATTCGATCCGGAAGAGTTGAAGATCATTCCGCTGGAGCCAGGCCCTACGGCTCGGACGTTCAAAGCTTTCGGCCAAAAAGAAGACAAGCCGCTCTGGAAGCGGTGTGGCAATTTCGATTCGCCCGCTGGTTGCAATTGGCTGGTCCCCGCGCTCGAAGAAGAGCCGCTCTGTCGTTCGTGCCGGTTGAACAACACCATTCCCGACCTGAACAATGCCGACAATGCCCGTTACTGGCGGCTAATCGAAAATGCCAAGCGGCGGCTCGTGGCCCAGCTTCTCAGCCTGGGCCTGCCGGTGCAGTCGAAGGTGAGTGAGGACACCACGAACGGCTTGATGTTTGATTTTCTCCGCTCGCCCGAAAAAGGACCGCGGGTGTTGACAGGCCACGCCAGCGGCCTGATCACGCTCAATGTCGAAGAAGCCAACGATTCGATCCGCGAAAAAGCCCGCCACGAAATGCGCGAGCCCTATCGCACCTTGCTCGGCCATTTTCGCCACGAAGTCGGACATTACTATTGGGATCGGCTGATTTGGGACACGCCTTGGCTCGATAAATTCCGCAAACTCTTTGGCGATGAGCGTGCCGACTACGCCGCCGCTCTTCGCAAGAACTACGATCAGGGGCCGCCGCCGGATTGGCGCGATCAGCACATCAGCTCTTACGCTTCGGTACACCCTTGGGAAGATTGGGCCGAAACCTGGGCTCACTATCTGCACGTCGTCGACAGCCTCGACACGGCGCTGGGCTTTGGCTTGCGCGGCGAAGATGTCGAAGCCGAAGTCGAGCCGTTTACGGTCGAAGATTTGTACGACCCGAATGCGCCCGATGCCGATCGTGTCGTCAAGCTAGTCAACTCCTGGATTCAACTGACAACGGTGCTCAACGAACTCGCCCGCAGCATGGGACAGCACGACTTTTATCCCTTCGTGATGTCGCGGCCGGTTCTGAAAAAGATGCACTTCATTCAAATGGTGGTGAAGGAATATCGCCACGGAACATCGCTGATCGATGACATCAAGTGA
- a CDS encoding tetratricopeptide repeat protein produces the protein MDEISVFQKPQRVIAAGNLMAAGAQAGQQKKYAEGEAITARAQQIAPFFPLTSYNLACFQALQGKKQDALANLEKAILAGFGNVAHMQQDEDLASLRDDPKFAKLVETASKLVANPMHFRISPGDFVDGVVKVKSGSAIYDPQLNQVRVLLGGPVISAWNSADLRVKAHGEVGKLLNQWIDEGTAAGNLGDIYDNCDRDHSNMDYGSFLQMTRIEYDESVSKETGYGVQLTNLFHASGMTCVIGNSSTAQTAGPGWRSNPRIAYTRPGGIESLLAQYVNNHLYFYPEHRDHDPGHNGEGDGYGDVYAANLPYVITSQGSSGSDRAFMDAIACTLAAFHPEVKAKLVEKKMLMPAVQYVFRRSNKPVKTDEDYLSGVAHPTVFDSANLDVMRMIELAHSFTPKSLPPLALLKVDKEDKPKLGVDYFDSGERENLFDTPFVAARIWRSTQQKRTYTLSAKGMEFNGKPLTYHWKVLRGDASKIEIKPSPAGVTAEITLTWQPRAPIAPDSKMESNRIDIGLFAFNGEHYSPPAFFCVNTLDNEAREYDDQGRIKSVTYTGANEKGNYVDPAFDIPKSWKDEYHYEGDKLVGWTRTRGDKKEEFTADGQLITDNSDPTKPVTKAVNYVVKQRSNNTPVLDQVTE, from the coding sequence GTGGACGAGATTTCCGTCTTTCAAAAACCACAGCGAGTGATCGCGGCCGGCAACCTGATGGCCGCAGGAGCCCAGGCAGGCCAGCAGAAGAAATATGCCGAAGGGGAAGCAATCACCGCGCGAGCCCAGCAGATCGCGCCGTTCTTTCCGTTGACGTCTTACAACCTCGCTTGTTTTCAAGCGTTGCAGGGAAAGAAGCAAGATGCCCTCGCAAATCTCGAGAAAGCGATCCTGGCGGGCTTCGGCAACGTGGCGCACATGCAGCAAGACGAAGACCTGGCAAGCCTGCGTGACGATCCGAAGTTTGCCAAACTCGTAGAAACGGCTAGTAAACTCGTTGCGAATCCAATGCATTTCAGAATCAGCCCAGGCGACTTTGTAGATGGCGTTGTGAAAGTGAAAAGCGGGAGTGCAATCTACGATCCTCAGCTCAATCAGGTGCGTGTCTTGCTCGGTGGTCCTGTGATCAGTGCTTGGAACTCCGCCGATCTGCGTGTGAAGGCGCACGGTGAAGTCGGCAAACTTTTGAATCAGTGGATCGACGAAGGCACTGCAGCCGGAAACTTGGGTGACATCTACGACAACTGCGACCGCGACCATTCCAATATGGATTACGGCAGTTTCTTACAAATGACACGGATCGAATACGACGAATCCGTGAGCAAGGAAACTGGCTATGGCGTGCAGCTAACCAACTTGTTTCACGCCTCAGGAATGACCTGCGTCATCGGTAATTCGTCAACGGCCCAAACCGCTGGCCCAGGCTGGCGGAGCAACCCGCGCATCGCCTACACACGGCCTGGCGGCATCGAGTCGCTACTCGCGCAGTACGTCAACAATCACCTCTACTTCTATCCCGAGCATCGCGATCACGACCCCGGCCACAACGGCGAAGGTGACGGTTATGGCGATGTCTACGCTGCCAACCTGCCGTACGTCATCACCAGTCAAGGTTCCTCTGGCAGCGATCGGGCGTTCATGGATGCCATTGCTTGCACGCTCGCAGCGTTTCATCCGGAGGTGAAGGCCAAGCTTGTCGAGAAAAAGATGCTCATGCCGGCTGTGCAGTACGTCTTTCGCCGTTCGAACAAACCGGTGAAGACCGACGAAGATTACTTGAGTGGCGTGGCGCATCCTACGGTGTTCGACAGCGCGAATCTCGACGTCATGCGAATGATCGAACTGGCCCATTCGTTCACCCCTAAGTCGCTGCCGCCGCTCGCGTTGCTCAAAGTTGACAAGGAAGACAAGCCGAAGCTAGGCGTAGACTACTTCGACAGCGGCGAACGCGAAAATCTCTTCGATACGCCGTTCGTCGCCGCACGCATCTGGCGGAGCACGCAGCAAAAGCGAACTTACACGCTCTCAGCAAAAGGAATGGAGTTCAACGGCAAGCCGCTCACCTATCACTGGAAGGTTCTCCGCGGCGACGCCAGCAAGATTGAAATCAAACCTTCGCCGGCCGGCGTGACTGCCGAAATTACCCTCACCTGGCAACCCCGTGCGCCGATCGCGCCCGATTCGAAGATGGAATCGAACCGCATTGATATCGGCTTGTTTGCCTTCAACGGCGAACACTATTCGCCGCCAGCGTTCTTCTGTGTGAACACGCTCGACAACGAAGCCCGCGAATACGATGACCAGGGCCGCATCAAGAGCGTGACTTACACTGGCGCGAATGAGAAAGGAAACTACGTCGATCCGGCCTTCGATATTCCGAAGAGCTGGAAAGACGAATATCACTACGAAGGGGACAAGCTCGTCGGCTGGACGCGAACCCGCGGCGACAAAAAAGAAGAGTTCACCGCCGATGGCCAGTTGATCACCGACAATAGCGATCCTACGAAGCCGGTGACGAAGGCTGTGAACTACGTGGTCAAACAACGATCCAACAACACGCCGGTGCTCGATCAAGTGACCGAATAA
- a CDS encoding HAD family hydrolase: protein MSCDAVQLVMFDIDGTLTESNTVDDASYLQALAEVLGFTDVDGDWSQYPHCTDEGILAHLFQTRLQRPPRTEEIAAVRNCFVELIGRSAEAAPLRMIAGAAEFMAKLAAEPGYRVALASGGWERSARLKLASAKLDCREIPAAFADDGHSREAIMQSALARAKSQFGVPHFTRCTYIGDGIWDARAARQLGYRFIGIARDDAKRQRLVDAGALAVFADYRDAEQMWQVLVSE, encoded by the coding sequence GTGAGTTGCGACGCGGTGCAACTGGTGATGTTCGATATCGACGGCACGCTCACGGAATCAAATACTGTCGATGACGCCAGCTATCTGCAGGCGCTCGCCGAAGTTTTGGGCTTCACCGACGTCGATGGCGATTGGTCGCAATACCCGCATTGCACCGACGAAGGAATTCTCGCGCACTTGTTTCAAACTCGACTGCAGCGGCCGCCGCGAACAGAAGAAATCGCTGCGGTGCGGAATTGCTTTGTCGAGCTGATTGGTAGGTCAGCGGAAGCTGCGCCGCTTCGAATGATCGCTGGGGCTGCAGAGTTTATGGCGAAACTGGCCGCAGAGCCTGGCTATCGCGTGGCTCTAGCGAGTGGCGGTTGGGAGCGCTCGGCGCGATTGAAGCTGGCAAGTGCGAAACTCGATTGCCGAGAGATTCCCGCTGCTTTCGCCGACGATGGTCATAGCCGGGAGGCGATCATGCAGTCGGCGCTCGCGCGAGCGAAAAGCCAGTTCGGTGTCCCGCATTTCACGCGCTGCACCTACATCGGCGACGGCATTTGGGACGCTCGCGCTGCGCGGCAGCTCGGCTATCGTTTCATCGGCATCGCTCGTGACGATGCGAAACGCCAGCGACTTGTCGATGCCGGAGCCTTAGCGGTGTTTGCGGACTATCGTGACGCGGAGCAAATGTGGCAGGTTCTCGTTAGCGAGTGA